The sequence ATTCTGGCACTGTGTATTATGATTTGGGCAGTACCAGGTGGCTTAAGGGCTAGTAGCAGTTCACGTGTCGTGACTTGTGCTTCCACCCACACTCGGCGgcccatataatatactgggggcagggagtgATGTGTGATTGCAGCCTGTGTACAAGTCTATAGAGGAAGCGCCAAATAATATTGTATATTCTCCTTCTCTATAAGACCCTCACGCTCCAAACGTGGTGGTGACCAAACTGACCCTGGTATGTGAAGACGCCCCCGGCCCCCTCCAGCTGGATCTCACAGGTAACCATCACTGACCCAAAAGTATCCAATAATCCTACACATCCTACTCGGGATACTGTGTGTGACCGGAGGGCTCTTCTTTGTGTTCCAGGAGACCTTGAGAAGTTTAAGAAAGAATCATTTTCCCTTAAAGAAGGTGTCGAGTACAGGATCAAAATCAGCTTTAGGGTGAGGGTCCGGCACAGTGTGTCAGGGGGGTCGGGGGCTCTCAACTTGAACGGAGCCGGGGGTAACCTGGATGTCTTTGCCTTAACAGGTCAACAAGGAGATAGTGTCCGGGCTGAAGTATCAGCAGCAGACGTACAGGAAAGGCGTGAGATGTAAGTGGAAAGGTCCTTTATAGGGTTGGTCTTATTTCTGATTTTCTGACGACTGACCCACAACCTTGAGAGCAGGGGACTCCCTGTTACTTCCTCAGACACCGCATTTGTGTACACGTATTGTACTCTGCTCCATTTATATGGGTTAAATTATAGTGGTATTTAACGTGTTGCCCTAATTTGGTAGAGGGGTCTTGTAACACAATGGTCCTTATTGATCCCAAAAGTCAGATGGGGCGACACGTTTCGTGGACAAAAcgtccccttcatcaggtccagatagtacattaaaaaaaaaacacattgataTAGACTATATAGTAGCAGGACATCAATGGTGAAGTAAGAGATGGTGTAACGTACAGGATTATTAAAATAGTATAATAACAGGAATATAAAAATAGTTCACCAAATCAGGTATTGGAAGAGAGAAACTTAACATTATTGATTGCCAAGTAGATGGTTTATATGTTTATCCCTTCGGTGTTAGTATAGAATATATCGCTATCAATGCAGAACCATTCTTATTGGGGTaatggacccctgctcttctgaTAAGTGGGGGTCCCAGCTGTCAGACTCCGGTACCATATTCCTATTCTTTGGATTATCCAGTAAAGAACAATACTGTAAATCCAAATGATGTTCTAGCCTGGTGCCATGGCTGTAATGTGTGATGTGCACTGAGTACATTGGATACGTTATCTCTGATATAGTGcagtatatgtggggacacagcaGAGATCTTGCAGAACTCTCCCTATTCAGGTAATGGAATGCGAGTGTTTACAGGTAACAGCCTTGTGTTACGTGTAACTGCGCTGATAAGAGGTGGTGCGTCGCCCTGGCAGCTATCATACATTAGTCACTCACTTGTGTATTGTGGGGTAAAAGGTGACTGCTTTATGGCGCTGGCTTGGGAGCTGTGGGTCAGGGGAACCAAGTCTTGATGATGGAACTTGCCTAAAAGTTCTAGTTCTGATGGTCGGAAAAAACTTGTCTTAGTTTCTTGCCTGtagaagatctctgcttgctgtcagatgCTGGAAACCTGACCTAATCCTGCATATACATAGGAAGCCTCCACTAGACATTATGGGGGGAATTCTTTAAGACTGGTTTCcctgatctactaagaggctccagcgtACTCTGCCCGGTCATCTAATATGGTGGAGATTTCTCCCATAGCCTCCCCCAGATTTCCAGCACAGACCATAGTAAGTGCAGCTGGCTTGGGGGAGTTCATTAAGGGCGCAAAGTCAGCCTCTATATGCAGTGCTATTTGTCGCTCTGGCAGTAATGAAGACCTCTTTCTCCTAGTGGACAAGACCACCTACATGGTCGGAAGTTACGGTCCCCGCCCGGACGAATATGAATTTCTCACCCCGATAGAGGAGGCCCCCAAGGGTTTGTTGGCCAGAGCCTGTTACAACATGAAGTCCTTTTTCACTGACGACGATAAAACCAATCACCTAAGCTGGGAGTGGAACCTGGACATCAGCAAAGATTGGAAGAACTAGGTCTTCCCCCAGAGacgacccctctgtcctccaacTCTCTGAGAGAAGCTGCCGGATTGTGTCCCAACTCTGTACCATGTGGTGTCTGCCCCCACAAGCTCCTCCCCCTGTGCCCCTTATATAAAAATGCCAAGTGGGATTGACGTTTCGGCCTTGTGTGGGCACTGCCTGCCTCGCCCAGGATCACTGGGAGGGGCGGGAGTGTTccctgtctcctcacactctggtGCCGGGTTAGTCCGGGTGCCTGGCAGCCATTCCAAGGACGTCTTGCCGTTCCCCGTTTGTTTTGCCTTATGATTGTTGCCTGGTCCACCGCTCCGACGCGTTCCTTTTCATTTTCTCGTAGCCGTGTTGCCTTAATGATTTTGCATTTGTCGCAGTAGTGGCGCTGCCCGATGCTCCCTCGGTTTGATGTGTGCCTGGCTTTTAAAGTCTGCCCGCTGCAGGGTGCCATCCCGCCATTGGATGCTTTGATTCCACGTATTGCCGCGATGAGATCGCTTCTCAAGGCACTTATCTGTAGGACCAAATGTAAGATGAGAGCTTGTCCTGTGTCCGCCCTCCATCCATGGGCCGGCACAGGCACCTGCTAGTCTACGGGGCTTGTGTGATGTCTCCGCCATACTAACGCTAGCACTGACATATGAATGTGGGGGATTCGCTTTACATCCAGGTGTGTAAGTGCTCTTCCGTTTTTTTTCTGGATTATCGATATTTATTGCCTTGATGAAAGTCCTTCCTCTGGTCACACTCCCAGATTCACAGTCTCACCCCGGCCACTCCCTGGGGTATCTGTATCACTGCAGCCTGGAGAGTATTGGgggatggggtggggggggggggtagctttCTCGtggacagagaaaaaaaaaaacttgtgggttattttgttttgtatttgttttgtCTGTAACATTTCCCAAAAGCCAGAATAGCATGATACATCATCTGCTTCCTTTTTATGATGAATAAAATGATTCCGACTGGCAACCCCATGCCTGCTGTCTGTCTGTACAAgcttatatatatatctcacactCCTCTTGTCTGGATCCTTTCCCTCTGAGTAATATTTACTTGTTGGGATCAGTCTTCTTCTCCAAAGACAGTCTGCTCAAGGTGACATCAGGTTACATCtcgccatagaagtctatggagggaggagggagcaacTTGCATACTGCTGCAGATTATGGTAAGTTTTCCATTTCTATATTACATCAATTCAGGTCAGTACTGCTGATTCTTTGTGTTTTGGAGAATTCGCACATCTCCTGTTTTGAGTTGTTGTCGATAAGAGATATGAATTCAGTTGTAAGTCACGGTCTACCCCTTACATACTCACATATGGCAGCTTATCCTTACtccatacacggccgtctgctcacATCACTTGTTTGGGCGTACAATAAAGATAGCGGATCAGAGAATTAGTTTTATCTAGTGGTAAAGGCCACTTATGTCATGAGTCCTGCCGAACGTAAGCAACTGTATGTATCAGGCCCTACTCCTCCTAAAGACCCTTTAAATGACTGCAAATGCAGGTtgttaccagcag comes from Engystomops pustulosus chromosome 6, aEngPut4.maternal, whole genome shotgun sequence and encodes:
- the ARHGDIA gene encoding rho GDP-dissociation inhibitor 1; translated protein: MAEHEPTSEQLAQIAAENEEDEHSVNYKPPAQKTIQEIQALDQDDESLRKYKEALLGPVPSTVDPHAPNVVVTKLTLVCEDAPGPLQLDLTGDLEKFKKESFSLKEGVEYRIKISFRVNKEIVSGLKYQQQTYRKGVRLDKTTYMVGSYGPRPDEYEFLTPIEEAPKGLLARACYNMKSFFTDDDKTNHLSWEWNLDISKDWKN